The Dasypus novemcinctus isolate mDasNov1 chromosome 12, mDasNov1.1.hap2, whole genome shotgun sequence genome includes a window with the following:
- the TSPO gene encoding translocator protein, with translation MAPPWVPAVGFTLLPNLGGFLASHYVRGEGLRWYASLQKPAWHPPRWVLGPVWGTLYSAMGYGSYMIWKELGGFSEEAVVPLGLYAGQLALNWAWPPIFFGAHQMGWALTDLLLTGGVATATAVAWHRVSPPAAHLLYPYLVWLAFVATLNYCVWRDNRGWRGGRRSPE, from the exons ATGGCCCCGCCCTGGGTGCCCGCCGTGGGCTTCACGCTGCTGCCCAACCTGGGGGGTTTCCTGGCCTCCCACTACGTCCGTGGAGAGGGCCTCCGCTGGTACGCCAGCCTGCAGAAGCCGGCCTGGCACCCGCCCCGCTGGGTGCTGGGCCCCGTCTGGGGCACGCTCTACTCGGCCATGGG GTATGGCTCCTACATGATCTGGAAAGAGCTGGGGGGCTTCTCGGAGGAGGCTGTGGTCCCCTTGGGCCTCTATGCTGGGCAGCTGGCCCTCAACTGGGCATGGCCCCCCATCTTCTTCGGTGCCCACCAAATGGGCTGG GCCCTGACGGACCTCCTGCTGACGGGCGGGGTGGCCACAGCAACGGCCGTGGCCTGGCACCGGGTGAGCCCGCCGGCCGCCCACCTGCTCTACCCGTACCTGGTCTGGCTAGCCTTCGTCGCCACGCTCAACTACTGCGTGTGGCGGGACAACCGCGGCTGGCGTGGGGGCCGGCGCTCCCCAGAGTGA